One Oncorhynchus keta strain PuntledgeMale-10-30-2019 chromosome 11, Oket_V2, whole genome shotgun sequence DNA window includes the following coding sequences:
- the LOC118390223 gene encoding mitochondrial uncoupling protein 2-like: MVGIKPTDLAPTTAVKFVGAGTAACIADLVTFPLDTAKVRLQIQGEAQLGHGAQAVRYRGVFGTITTMVRTEGARSLYSGLVAGLQRQMSFASVRIGLYDSMKQFYTHGSDSASIVTRLMAGCTTGAMAVMFAQPTDVVKVRFQAQVRLADGVKRYNGTMDAYRTIARDEGVRGLWKGCMPNITRNAIVNCCELVTYDIIKELILKYDLMTDNLPCHFTAALGAGLCTTIVASPVDVVKTRFMNSTSGQYSSAINCAYTMLTKEGPTAFYKGFVPSFLRLGSWNIVMFVSYEQIKRTMMRTKTSWESPF, translated from the exons ATGGTTGGAATAAAACCCACAGACCTGGCGCCAACGACGGCTGTCAAGTTTGTTGGTGCAGGCACAGCAGCCTGCATTGCTGACCTTGTGACCTTCCCCTTGGATACTGCCAAAGTCAGACTACAG ATTCAAGGGGAGGCTCAGTTGGGGCATGGGGCCCAGGCTGTGAGGTATCGGGGCGTGTTTGgtaccatcaccaccatggtGCGTACGGAGGGGGCCAGGAGCCTCTACAGCGGGCTGGTGGCAGGGCTCCAGAGGCAGATGAGCTTCGCCTCCGTCCGTATCGGCCTCTATGATTCCATGAAGCAGTTCTACACTCATGGCTCTGACA GTGCTAGCATCGTTACTCGGCTCATGGCAGGCTGCACCACCGGAGCAATGGCTGTGATGTTTGCTCAGCCCACAGACGTGGTCAAGGTGCGTTTCCAGGCTCAAGTACGTCTGGCTGACGGGGTGAAGAGATACAACGGTACTATGGACGCTTATCGGACCATCGCCCGAGATGAAGGGGTGCGGGGCCTTTGGAAAG GCTGCATGCCGAATATAACGCGCAATGCCATTGTGAATTGTTGCGAGTTGGTCACCTACGACATCATCAAGGAACTCATATTGAAGTATGACCTAATGACGG ATAACCTTCCATGCCACTTCACGGCTGCGCTCGGTGCAGGGTTATGTACCACCATTGTCGCATCACCAGTAGATGTGGTTAAGACCAGATTCATGAATTCAACGTCAGGCCAGTACAGCAGCGCAATTAACTGTGCCTACACTATGCTGACTAAGGAGGGGCCAACAGCCTTCTACAAGGG GTTTGTGCCCTCCTTCCTGCGACTGGGGTCCTGGAACATTGTGATGTTTGTGTCTTATGAGCAGATCAAGAGGACTATGATGAGAACAAAGACTTCCTGGGAGTCACCATTCTga